The nucleotide window GAACTTCAGGTGCAAGTGATACAATCTTCATGAATTTCGCGTTACGAAGTTCACGAGTCACAGGACCAAAGATACGTGTGCCGACTGGTTGCTCAGTAGTGTCATTTAACAATACACAAGCATTACTGTCGAAGCGAATGACAGAACCGTCTGGGCGACGAACGCCTTTACGGGTGCGCACTACTACCGCCTTCAGAACATCACCTTTCTTTACTTTACCGCGAGGAATCGCT belongs to Vibrio splendidus and includes:
- the rplN gene encoding 50S ribosomal protein L14 produces the protein MIQMQSTLDAADNSGARKVMCIKVLGGSHRRYAHIGDVIKVTVKEAIPRGKVKKGDVLKAVVVRTRKGVRRPDGSVIRFDSNACVLLNDTTEQPVGTRIFGPVTRELRNAKFMKIVSLAPEVL